From a single Spongiibacter taiwanensis genomic region:
- a CDS encoding DUF2505 domain-containing protein gives MAVTFVFDRDLPEVAALFLSPDFRRFRSERLGESQVSCKVKKTASQGHEFLMSRRVTRSLPAMFSKFFEPSQLFHLRENWQNTVKGWNGEFEVAIEGQSIDIYGDFALEPHRAGCRYTINHQCAARVPLIGRRLEKFVISQADKGVEQELTFLQAYLRGDIDGAV, from the coding sequence TTGGCGGTAACCTTTGTATTTGATCGGGACTTGCCCGAGGTGGCGGCGCTTTTTCTAAGCCCGGACTTCAGGCGCTTCAGGAGTGAACGTCTTGGCGAGAGCCAGGTAAGCTGCAAAGTGAAGAAGACGGCCAGTCAGGGTCACGAGTTTCTCATGTCGCGTCGGGTAACTCGGTCCTTGCCCGCGATGTTCAGCAAATTCTTTGAGCCGAGTCAGCTATTCCATTTGCGAGAAAATTGGCAAAACACAGTGAAGGGCTGGAACGGCGAGTTTGAGGTCGCGATTGAAGGTCAAAGCATTGATATTTATGGCGACTTTGCCCTTGAACCCCATCGTGCGGGTTGCCGTTATACGATCAATCATCAGTGTGCTGCCCGCGTCCCCCTTATTGGCCGACGCCTGGAGAAATTTGTGATCAGCCAGGCCGACAAGGGGGTGGAGCAGGAATTGACGTTTCTACAGGCGTATCTGCGCGGGGATATCGACGGCGCAGTTTAG
- the folK gene encoding 2-amino-4-hydroxy-6-hydroxymethyldihydropteridine diphosphokinase has translation MSLSGAVARVVEVYLGLGSNRQRYTHLARALDELSERFGKLGLSRVFESESVGFQGSLFLNMVVSLTTDLSVAALAETLRAIEYRHGRQPNAPKYGPRTLDIDLLLYGDATGVIDGVELPRGEVLTNAFVLWPLSELAPNLVHPVAQRSYQQLWRHYPGQQVLQPVPFRWRDQHISTSD, from the coding sequence TTGTCATTGAGCGGGGCAGTCGCACGGGTGGTTGAGGTTTATCTCGGCCTGGGCAGCAACCGCCAGCGCTACACCCACCTGGCCAGGGCGCTGGACGAGCTGAGTGAGCGCTTCGGCAAGCTGGGTCTGTCCCGGGTGTTTGAGAGCGAATCAGTTGGTTTTCAGGGCAGCCTGTTCCTGAATATGGTGGTTTCGTTGACCACCGACTTGTCGGTGGCGGCGCTGGCCGAGACCTTAAGGGCCATCGAATATCGCCACGGCCGCCAGCCGAATGCGCCCAAATATGGCCCGCGCACCCTCGATATTGATCTGTTGCTGTATGGCGATGCCACCGGGGTCATCGATGGTGTGGAGCTGCCGCGGGGCGAGGTGCTGACCAATGCTTTTGTGTTGTGGCCGCTGAGCGAGCTGGCGCCGAATTTGGTGCACCCGGTGGCACAACGCAGTTACCAGCAACTCTGGCGCCATTATCCCGGGCAGCAAGTGTTGCAGCCCGTACCTTTCCGGTGGCGCGATCAGCACATTTCCACCAGCGATTAA
- the rpsU gene encoding 30S ribosomal protein S21 has protein sequence MPSVKIKENEPFDIALRRFKRSCEKAGVLAEVRRREFYEKPTSVRKRQAAAAVKRHAKKVSRDLKKQTRLY, from the coding sequence ATGCCTTCAGTGAAAATCAAAGAGAACGAGCCGTTTGATATTGCCCTGCGCCGTTTCAAGCGCTCTTGTGAAAAGGCCGGTGTACTGGCAGAAGTACGTCGCCGCGAGTTTTACGAGAAGCCCACTTCTGTGCGTAAGCGCCAGGCAGCGGCTGCCGTAAAGCGTCACGCCAAAAAAGTTTCTCGTGACCTGAAAAAACAAACCCGCCTCTACTAA
- the tsaD gene encoding tRNA (adenosine(37)-N6)-threonylcarbamoyltransferase complex transferase subunit TsaD — MRVLGLETSCDETGVAIFDSDAGLLAHALYSQVALHAEFGGVVPELASRDHVRKMLPLVRQVFDEAGLSAADIDAVAFTQGPGLAGALMVGACGGRALAYGWGVPAIGVHHMEGHLLAPMLEADRPEFPFIALLVSGGHTQLVRVEGIGQYKMLGESLDDAAGEAFDKAAKMLELGYPGGPALARLADRGNLDRFTFPRPMVNRPGLDFSFSGLKTFTLNTIADCRGDGELSETDRADIAAAFQRAVVETLVIKCTRALEQEGLNRLVIAGGVSANSMLRAQLATRLEKLGGRVFYPRPAFCTDNGAMIAYAGCCRLLAGEFEPLGVKVRPRWPMDQLAAVGNAQE, encoded by the coding sequence GTGCGGGTTTTAGGTCTGGAAACATCCTGTGATGAAACCGGCGTTGCTATTTTTGATAGTGATGCGGGTTTGCTCGCCCATGCTTTGTACAGCCAGGTGGCGCTCCATGCCGAGTTTGGTGGTGTGGTGCCCGAGCTCGCTTCCCGGGACCACGTGCGCAAAATGTTGCCGCTGGTGCGTCAGGTGTTTGACGAGGCGGGCCTCAGTGCTGCCGATATTGATGCGGTGGCTTTTACTCAGGGGCCGGGCCTGGCCGGTGCCTTGATGGTCGGTGCCTGCGGCGGCCGGGCGCTAGCCTATGGCTGGGGGGTGCCTGCAATCGGCGTACATCATATGGAAGGCCACCTGCTGGCCCCGATGCTTGAGGCGGACCGCCCCGAGTTCCCCTTTATTGCCCTGCTGGTCTCCGGCGGTCATACCCAGTTGGTGCGGGTAGAGGGCATCGGCCAATACAAGATGCTGGGCGAGTCACTGGATGATGCCGCCGGCGAGGCCTTTGACAAAGCCGCAAAGATGCTGGAGTTGGGGTACCCCGGCGGCCCCGCCCTGGCCCGGCTCGCCGATCGCGGTAACCTCGACCGATTCACCTTTCCCCGGCCAATGGTGAACCGCCCCGGTCTGGATTTCAGTTTCAGCGGGCTCAAGACCTTCACCCTTAATACGATTGCTGACTGCCGTGGTGACGGTGAGCTCAGTGAAACCGATCGCGCCGATATCGCCGCTGCTTTCCAGCGGGCGGTGGTGGAGACCCTGGTGATTAAATGCACCCGGGCCCTGGAGCAGGAGGGGCTCAACCGCCTGGTGATTGCCGGTGGCGTGAGTGCCAATAGCATGTTGCGCGCACAGCTCGCGACTCGTCTGGAAAAACTGGGCGGCCGGGTGTTCTATCCGCGGCCTGCCTTTTGCACTGATAACGGGGCCATGATCGCCTACGCCGGATGCTGTCGTCTGCTGGCAGGTGAGTTCGAACCGCTGGGCGTCAAAGTGCGCCCGCGCTGGCCGATGGATCAATTGGCGGCGGTTGGCAACGCTCAGGAGTAA
- a CDS encoding GatB/YqeY domain-containing protein, translating into MADQTLKQQLTAEMKSAMRAKEKERLAAIRLILSEVKRIEVDERIDVDDERMLVVLDKMCKQRRDSISQYEQAGRDDLASQERFEMEVIQTFMPTPLTDAELDTLIADAISQTGATSMKDMGQVMAILKPQLQGRADMAAVSKKIKAGLQ; encoded by the coding sequence ATGGCAGATCAGACGCTAAAACAGCAGCTCACCGCGGAAATGAAATCCGCGATGCGAGCCAAAGAAAAAGAGCGCCTGGCTGCCATTCGTCTTATCCTCTCCGAAGTTAAACGCATCGAAGTTGACGAGCGCATCGACGTTGACGATGAGCGCATGCTCGTTGTCCTGGACAAAATGTGCAAGCAGCGTCGCGACTCCATCAGCCAGTACGAGCAAGCTGGCCGTGACGACCTGGCAAGCCAGGAGCGTTTTGAGATGGAGGTGATCCAAACCTTCATGCCCACCCCTCTGACCGATGCCGAGCTCGACACCCTGATTGCAGACGCCATCAGCCAAACCGGCGCCACCAGCATGAAAGATATGGGTCAGGTCATGGCGATCCTCAAGCCGCAATTGCAGGGCCGCGCCGACATGGCCGCCGTCAGCAAAAAAATCAAGGCTGGCCTTCAGTAA
- a CDS encoding bile acid:sodium symporter family protein — MSSFDLFFTVIIPATLILIMVGMGMSLTPSSFAVLARRPKPVLLGLLGQMLLLPLIALAILSLVTVPDHVALGLLLLSACPGGVTSNAVSFAAKADVALSVGLTAMNSLLIVVTMPLILGLAPSLLSLQELAAFSLPVGLLIKQLMMLCVVPVAVGMLVRGYFPAFAIGMEGKMRIAAAVAMAFVLTGYLVSERALLLQNLTSMGVLVIGFMLTVMAAGWLLGTLGRLGRQQRTTIIIEVGLQNTSVAVFVATVVLENQAIGMLPATYGALMMFVVGAFALVNAKLGKKVAGAQVSA, encoded by the coding sequence ATGAGTTCGTTTGACCTTTTTTTTACCGTGATTATTCCCGCTACCCTGATTTTGATTATGGTGGGGATGGGCATGAGTTTAACGCCATCGTCCTTTGCGGTGCTGGCCAGACGGCCCAAACCAGTGTTGCTCGGCCTGCTTGGCCAAATGCTGTTGCTGCCACTAATCGCTCTTGCCATTTTAAGCTTGGTGACCGTGCCTGATCACGTCGCGTTGGGCTTGCTGTTGTTGTCGGCCTGCCCGGGCGGGGTGACCTCAAACGCGGTGTCCTTTGCGGCGAAGGCCGATGTTGCGCTGTCGGTGGGGCTAACGGCGATGAATAGCCTGCTGATTGTGGTTACCATGCCGCTGATCCTGGGGCTGGCGCCCAGTTTGTTGTCTCTGCAGGAGCTGGCCGCCTTTTCGCTTCCGGTGGGCTTACTGATCAAACAGCTGATGATGCTGTGTGTTGTGCCGGTCGCTGTAGGAATGCTAGTGCGGGGCTATTTTCCCGCCTTTGCCATTGGCATGGAAGGTAAAATGCGGATTGCAGCAGCGGTGGCAATGGCCTTCGTGTTAACGGGTTATCTGGTGAGCGAGCGAGCATTGTTGCTGCAGAATTTGACGAGCATGGGTGTGCTGGTCATTGGCTTTATGTTGACGGTGATGGCGGCGGGTTGGCTGTTAGGCACCCTCGGACGATTGGGGAGGCAGCAGCGTACTACCATCATTATAGAAGTCGGCTTGCAGAATACTTCGGTTGCCGTGTTTGTGGCAACGGTCGTGCTTGAGAATCAAGCCATTGGGATGTTGCCAGCAACCTACGGCGCATTAATGATGTTTGTAGTCGGTGCGTTTGCCCTGGTGAATGCCAAGCTGGGTAAGAAGGTGGCTGGGGCACAGGTTTCAGCGTAG
- a CDS encoding multifunctional CCA tRNA nucleotidyl transferase/2'3'-cyclic phosphodiesterase/2'nucleotidase/phosphatase — MQTYLVGGAVRDQLLNYPYQDKDWVVVGATPDELIALGYQQVGKDFPVFLHPETKEEYALARRERKQGSGYHGFVCDFGPEISLEEDLSRRDLRINAMAMDSEGTIIDPYGGQQDIADRLLRHIAPAFREDPLRVIRVARYAARYAHLGFRVAEDTLALMTEMSDSGELRTLSPERLWTEFTRALGERSPAVFFKVLLDCRAIASLHPAWAEALTDRILKAVSRAATLQLATPVRFAISAAALDTQQANQLCQTLRCSASAQRLATLFAAHIPLPALDNPENILTLIEQFDYLRRPELLKDFCDGVRAISGSHDAILQLIEKAARSAAEVNAAELMAEGYNGKALGTALRQKRCDVIAKLMKPN, encoded by the coding sequence ATGCAGACCTATCTTGTGGGCGGCGCAGTCCGCGACCAATTGCTGAACTACCCCTATCAAGACAAGGACTGGGTGGTGGTCGGTGCCACCCCCGATGAGCTGATCGCGCTTGGTTATCAGCAGGTCGGCAAGGATTTCCCGGTGTTTCTCCACCCTGAAACCAAAGAGGAATACGCACTGGCCCGTCGGGAGCGCAAACAAGGCAGCGGATATCACGGTTTTGTCTGCGACTTCGGCCCGGAGATCAGCCTGGAGGAGGATCTCAGTCGCCGTGACCTGCGTATCAACGCGATGGCAATGGACAGCGAGGGCACGATCATCGATCCCTACGGCGGCCAGCAAGATATTGCCGACCGCCTGCTGCGACACATCGCCCCCGCCTTTCGGGAAGACCCCCTGCGGGTGATCCGGGTGGCCCGCTATGCAGCCCGCTATGCCCATCTGGGTTTTCGAGTTGCCGAGGACACCCTGGCGCTGATGACGGAAATGAGCGACAGCGGTGAATTGCGCACCCTCTCCCCCGAGCGCCTGTGGACCGAATTCACACGGGCCCTGGGGGAACGCAGCCCGGCGGTGTTTTTCAAAGTGCTACTGGATTGCCGGGCAATCGCCAGCCTGCACCCCGCTTGGGCTGAGGCCCTCACCGACCGCATTCTCAAAGCCGTTAGCCGGGCGGCTACCCTACAGCTCGCCACGCCAGTGCGCTTTGCCATCAGTGCGGCGGCACTGGATACCCAGCAGGCCAACCAGCTGTGCCAGACCCTGCGCTGCAGCGCCAGCGCCCAGCGACTGGCTACCCTGTTTGCCGCCCATATCCCGCTGCCCGCCCTGGACAACCCGGAGAACATCCTGACCTTGATTGAGCAATTTGACTATTTGCGCCGCCCCGAGTTGCTCAAAGACTTTTGCGATGGGGTCCGGGCAATCAGCGGCAGCCATGATGCGATTCTGCAACTGATCGAAAAGGCAGCCCGCAGCGCTGCCGAGGTGAATGCGGCAGAATTAATGGCGGAGGGATACAACGGCAAGGCCCTCGGTACCGCCCTGCGTCAGAAACGCTGCGACGTCATCGCCAAGCTGATGAAACCGAATTAA
- the rpoD gene encoding RNA polymerase sigma factor RpoD: MSDFNHQSRLKQLIAKGKEQGYLTYSEVNDHLPEDISDPDQVEEIIQMINDMGIQVFEHAPDEDTLIMAGSDSPDDIAAAEAAAALAAVETETGRTTDPVRMYMREMGTVELLTREGEIVIAKRIEEGIREVMAALAFYPGVVNGILGEYNKVATEERRLGDIISGYLNPEDNVPSPQAQAAAAAENNDDEETTSGPDPEEAAKRFGALQKQADKVEKSIAKHGRYSKQTAKELTELAEIFKFFKLTPALFEPLVEEVRTTLSSIRALEREIMIIAVKNVGMDRKDFIRSFQGSEANLKWVDEQVKKTPRLADFRDLIIRTQSKIAQIEERQDLTISDIKEINRRISIGEARARRAKKEMVEANLRLVISIAKKYTNRGLQFLDLIQEGNIGLMKAVDKFEYRRGYKFSTYATWWIRQAITRSIADQARTIRIPVHMIETINKLNRISRQMLQEMGREPTPEELGERMEMPEDKVRKVLKIAKEPISMETPIGDDEDSHLGDFIEDNTISSPVDSATGEGLREATREVLAGLTAREAKVLRMRFGIDMNTDHTLEEVGKQFDVTRERIRQIEAKALRKLRHPTRSDHLRSFLDE, from the coding sequence ATGAGTGACTTCAATCATCAATCTCGCCTCAAACAACTCATTGCCAAGGGCAAAGAGCAAGGTTATCTGACCTATTCTGAGGTGAACGACCACCTTCCGGAGGACATTTCTGATCCGGATCAGGTGGAAGAAATCATTCAGATGATCAATGACATGGGCATCCAGGTGTTTGAACACGCACCGGATGAAGACACCCTGATCATGGCTGGCAGCGATTCGCCTGACGATATCGCCGCCGCCGAGGCCGCCGCCGCCCTGGCCGCGGTTGAGACCGAGACCGGCCGCACCACCGACCCCGTACGGATGTACATGCGGGAAATGGGCACCGTTGAACTGTTGACCCGCGAAGGCGAGATTGTGATCGCCAAGCGCATCGAAGAAGGCATCCGCGAAGTGATGGCGGCCCTGGCCTTCTACCCCGGCGTGGTCAATGGCATTCTCGGCGAGTACAACAAGGTCGCCACCGAAGAGCGCCGCCTGGGCGACATCATCAGCGGTTACCTAAACCCCGAAGACAATGTTCCCTCGCCCCAGGCCCAGGCTGCTGCCGCGGCGGAGAACAACGACGACGAAGAGACCACCTCTGGCCCCGACCCCGAGGAAGCCGCCAAGCGTTTTGGCGCCCTGCAAAAGCAGGCCGACAAGGTCGAAAAGAGCATTGCCAAACACGGTCGCTACAGCAAGCAGACCGCAAAAGAGCTGACCGAGCTGGCTGAAATCTTCAAGTTCTTCAAGCTGACCCCCGCCCTGTTTGAGCCGCTGGTTGAGGAAGTGCGCACCACCCTCAGCTCTATTCGCGCGCTGGAGCGTGAAATCATGATTATCGCCGTCAAAAATGTCGGCATGGATCGCAAGGATTTCATTCGCAGCTTCCAGGGCAGCGAGGCCAACCTGAAATGGGTCGACGAACAGGTTAAAAAGACGCCCCGTCTGGCGGACTTCAGAGATCTGATCATTCGCACCCAAAGCAAGATTGCCCAGATTGAAGAGCGTCAGGACCTGACGATTTCCGACATTAAAGAAATCAACCGCCGCATCTCCATTGGCGAGGCCCGTGCCCGTCGCGCCAAGAAAGAAATGGTCGAGGCCAACCTGCGCCTGGTTATCTCCATTGCCAAGAAATACACCAACCGCGGCTTGCAGTTCCTCGATTTGATTCAGGAAGGCAACATCGGTCTGATGAAAGCGGTAGACAAATTCGAATACCGTCGCGGCTACAAGTTCTCAACCTATGCAACCTGGTGGATTCGTCAGGCAATCACCCGCTCCATCGCCGACCAGGCCCGCACCATTCGTATTCCGGTGCACATGATTGAGACCATCAACAAGCTCAACCGAATTTCCCGGCAGATGCTCCAGGAGATGGGTCGTGAACCCACCCCTGAGGAATTGGGCGAGCGCATGGAAATGCCCGAGGACAAAGTCCGCAAGGTGCTGAAGATCGCCAAAGAGCCGATCTCCATGGAGACCCCCATCGGCGATGATGAAGACTCCCACCTGGGCGACTTCATTGAAGACAACACCATTTCTTCACCTGTGGATTCCGCCACCGGCGAAGGCCTGCGTGAGGCGACCCGCGAAGTGCTGGCCGGCCTGACGGCCCGGGAAGCCAAGGTACTGCGGATGCGTTTCGGTATCGACATGAACACGGACCACACCCTTGAAGAAGTGGGCAAGCAGTTTGATGTTACCCGGGAGCGTATTCGCCAGATTGAAGCCAAAGCGCTGCGCAAACTGCGCCACCCCACCCGCTCCGATCATTTGCGTAGCTTCCTGGACGAGTAA
- the dnaG gene encoding DNA primase, with product MAAKGLIPQYFIDDLLSRVDIVDVINRRVALKKAGRNYTARCPFHEEKTPSFSVNPDKQFYYCFGCGASGNAIGFLMDYERQDFPQAVETLATSAGVDVPREELSPRQAQQQERRKTIYDLMEQISKHYQQQLRDHPQGKRAVDYLKKRGLSGRIARDFELGYAPPGWDNLLREFGQSDSQRQQLMDAGMLVEREDGKIYDRFRDRIMFPIRDNRGRVVAFGGRVLGDEKPKYLNSPETDIFHKSKELYGLYQARQRNRQIEQLLVVEGYMDVVALAQNDINIGIATLGTASNTDHLRTAFRYCSEVVICFDGDEAGRRAAQRALENALPAMEDGRQIRFLFLPEGEDPDSLVRTKGSAGFRQLLAKASPLESFFFESFYSQADPNTLEGKARLAKLAAPMLNQLPDGVFKQLMLDALAQRTGLSRSALDQLLAAQPEAAPVQSTAQGDEAHPAAASPGPVTRRADRPLVAKLPKGQQDPLRFALAMLLFNPRCVNTGAAMSLPTLEGSATAALLQELISLLRRRPDTNTAALLGYWQGQPQYQELTQALKTIELLGASLNDELATAAFVDVLKHLEKQKMAQYLQEELEKLQALSRPAKAPDPAKEMGQKVDKAPQQNYAQLDDEQKKRLAAIQEMLRQRHKQ from the coding sequence GTGGCCGCCAAAGGACTCATCCCGCAATATTTCATTGATGACCTGCTGTCCCGGGTGGATATTGTCGACGTCATCAACCGCCGGGTGGCCCTGAAAAAAGCCGGTCGCAATTACACCGCCCGCTGCCCCTTTCACGAAGAGAAAACCCCCTCTTTCAGCGTTAACCCTGACAAACAGTTCTATTACTGCTTTGGTTGCGGTGCCAGCGGCAACGCCATCGGCTTTTTGATGGATTACGAGCGCCAGGACTTCCCCCAGGCGGTGGAAACCCTGGCCACCAGCGCCGGTGTTGACGTGCCCCGGGAGGAGCTCAGCCCCCGCCAGGCCCAACAGCAGGAACGCCGCAAAACGATATACGATCTGATGGAACAGATCAGCAAGCACTACCAGCAACAGCTGCGCGACCACCCCCAGGGCAAGCGTGCCGTCGACTACCTGAAAAAACGCGGCCTCAGTGGCCGCATCGCCCGGGATTTCGAGCTCGGTTATGCCCCGCCCGGCTGGGATAATCTGTTGCGCGAATTCGGCCAAAGCGATAGCCAGCGCCAACAGTTAATGGATGCCGGCATGCTGGTCGAGCGGGAAGACGGCAAGATCTACGACCGCTTTCGCGACCGCATCATGTTCCCTATTCGGGACAACCGCGGCCGGGTGGTGGCCTTTGGTGGCCGGGTGCTCGGTGACGAAAAACCCAAGTACCTCAACTCCCCCGAAACCGACATCTTTCATAAAAGCAAAGAGCTGTATGGCCTTTACCAGGCCCGCCAGCGCAACCGCCAAATTGAGCAATTACTCGTGGTTGAGGGCTACATGGACGTGGTTGCCCTGGCCCAGAACGACATTAACATCGGCATTGCCACCCTCGGCACCGCCAGCAACACCGACCACCTGCGCACCGCCTTTCGCTACTGCAGCGAGGTTGTCATTTGCTTCGATGGTGACGAGGCGGGTCGCCGCGCCGCCCAGCGCGCCCTTGAGAATGCCCTGCCCGCCATGGAAGACGGCCGTCAGATTCGCTTCCTGTTTTTGCCCGAGGGCGAGGACCCGGATTCACTGGTGCGAACCAAAGGCAGCGCTGGCTTTCGCCAGTTGCTGGCCAAAGCCAGCCCGCTGGAAAGCTTTTTCTTCGAGAGCTTTTACAGCCAGGCCGACCCAAACACCCTGGAGGGCAAAGCGCGACTGGCAAAATTGGCAGCACCGATGCTGAATCAGCTACCCGATGGCGTGTTCAAGCAACTGATGCTTGACGCCCTCGCCCAGCGCACCGGGCTGAGCCGCAGCGCCCTCGACCAACTGCTCGCCGCTCAGCCAGAAGCGGCACCAGTCCAGAGCACAGCGCAAGGTGACGAGGCACATCCCGCTGCCGCCAGCCCCGGCCCTGTCACCCGCCGGGCCGACCGCCCCCTGGTCGCCAAGCTGCCCAAGGGCCAGCAGGACCCGCTGCGCTTCGCCCTCGCCATGCTGCTGTTCAACCCCCGGTGCGTAAACACCGGCGCCGCCATGAGCCTGCCTACCCTAGAGGGCTCAGCCACCGCGGCGCTGCTGCAGGAGCTGATCAGCTTGCTGCGACGACGCCCCGACACCAACACCGCCGCCCTGCTCGGCTACTGGCAGGGTCAGCCGCAATACCAGGAATTGACCCAGGCACTCAAAACCATCGAGCTGTTGGGCGCGTCATTAAACGACGAGCTGGCCACCGCCGCCTTTGTCGACGTCCTCAAGCACTTGGAAAAGCAGAAAATGGCCCAATATCTGCAGGAGGAATTGGAAAAATTACAGGCATTGTCGCGCCCTGCGAAGGCGCCAGACCCCGCTAAAGAAATGGGTCAGAAAGTCGACAAAGCCCCTCAGCAGAACTACGCTCAATTGGACGACGAGCAGAAAAAACGCTTGGCCGCCATTCAGGAAATGTTGCGCCAGCGCCACAAGCAGTAA
- the folB gene encoding dihydroneopterin aldolase: MDIVYLRGLRIDTIIGIFDWERQHRQPVVLDVEMATDIRPAAADDDIALTLNYKAVSEALIDFVEASRYELVETLAEECAALLRREFGIPWLRLTLSKPQAVGRAQDVGIVIERGSRTGG, from the coding sequence ATGGATATTGTGTATCTGCGCGGCCTGCGCATAGACACTATTATTGGCATTTTTGATTGGGAGCGGCAGCACCGTCAGCCGGTGGTGTTGGATGTGGAAATGGCGACCGATATTCGTCCAGCCGCGGCCGATGACGATATCGCCCTGACTTTGAATTACAAAGCGGTGTCGGAGGCGCTCATCGATTTTGTCGAGGCCAGCCGCTATGAGCTGGTGGAAACCCTGGCCGAAGAGTGCGCTGCGCTGCTGCGGCGCGAGTTCGGCATTCCCTGGTTGCGCCTGACCTTGAGCAAACCCCAGGCGGTCGGCCGGGCTCAGGATGTTGGCATTGTCATTGAGCGGGGCAGTCGCACGGGTGGTTGA
- a CDS encoding wax ester/triacylglycerol synthase family O-acyltransferase produces MLQLTGQDAAMFQLETAAVKTHFTVVTIYDQSTVKGGKLGFQEILSYFDKVMAGLPIFRRKVCGVPFNLDAPYLVDDPDFHIESHIKHIALPAPKDWRQFCILCAQIQATPIDNSKPMWDMHVIEGLDNCDDLPKGCFAILTRMQHSLADGDTVRGLLAALHQPAGVSYEPPANYEAQPEPSLLTMSRRAMVNNFKQGWKTEASFLRKVPMLGKSLGKLAVNRIESLFEDAEIDEQVAVPKTLFNGPMEYRRVFQARAFDLDAIKGMRVLAENSTVNDVVLTLVGGALRRYLESQNAPPSDHLFAMCPVNMREDKFSNSSSFGNNISLMRACMFTEESDPAVRMKLVAEETRESKKIQRANSTKEMLAISENIPNVLVAAGARALLPFALSKFESRPIANAVVSNVPGPQQPLYFLGAEMLIFTGVGPLVPGMGLLVASTSYNGRLTIGVSACPSWVSDPQQLAQCLQESFDELCAASLARRQQATTGRAKAKS; encoded by the coding sequence ATGCTACAGCTAACAGGTCAAGATGCGGCGATGTTTCAATTGGAGACGGCTGCCGTGAAAACCCATTTCACTGTGGTGACCATTTATGATCAGTCCACGGTGAAGGGCGGCAAGCTGGGTTTTCAGGAAATTCTCAGTTACTTCGACAAAGTGATGGCAGGGCTGCCAATCTTTCGGCGTAAAGTCTGCGGTGTGCCCTTCAATCTGGATGCCCCTTACTTGGTGGATGATCCGGATTTTCATATTGAATCGCATATCAAACACATTGCCCTGCCAGCCCCCAAGGATTGGCGGCAGTTCTGCATTCTATGCGCCCAAATTCAGGCGACCCCAATCGATAACTCCAAGCCAATGTGGGATATGCACGTGATTGAGGGGCTGGATAACTGTGACGATCTTCCCAAGGGCTGCTTCGCCATACTCACCCGCATGCAGCACTCCCTTGCCGACGGCGATACGGTTCGCGGTTTGTTGGCGGCACTGCATCAGCCGGCCGGTGTGAGCTATGAACCACCGGCAAACTATGAAGCGCAGCCGGAACCATCGCTGCTGACCATGTCCCGTCGGGCGATGGTCAATAATTTCAAGCAAGGGTGGAAGACAGAAGCCTCCTTCCTGCGCAAAGTGCCCATGCTTGGGAAGTCCCTCGGCAAACTGGCGGTGAATCGTATTGAGTCACTGTTTGAGGATGCTGAAATTGACGAGCAAGTGGCAGTGCCGAAGACATTGTTTAACGGTCCGATGGAGTACCGACGCGTGTTCCAGGCCAGGGCCTTTGACCTGGATGCGATCAAGGGCATGCGCGTGCTGGCCGAGAATTCGACCGTCAATGATGTGGTGCTGACCCTAGTGGGGGGCGCGCTTCGTCGCTACCTGGAAAGCCAGAATGCGCCGCCAAGCGACCATCTGTTTGCGATGTGCCCGGTGAACATGCGCGAGGATAAATTTAGTAATAGCAGCAGTTTTGGCAACAACATTTCGTTGATGCGGGCGTGTATGTTCACTGAGGAGAGCGACCCCGCTGTGCGCATGAAGCTGGTGGCTGAGGAGACCCGAGAGTCCAAGAAAATTCAGCGCGCGAATTCAACCAAAGAAATGCTGGCGATCAGTGAAAATATTCCCAATGTCTTGGTGGCTGCCGGTGCGCGTGCGCTGCTGCCCTTCGCCTTGAGCAAGTTTGAATCGAGGCCGATTGCCAATGCGGTGGTGAGCAATGTGCCAGGTCCGCAACAGCCGCTCTACTTCCTGGGTGCCGAGATGCTGATTTTTACGGGTGTGGGTCCTCTGGTTCCCGGTATGGGATTGCTGGTGGCCAGCACAAGTTATAACGGTCGATTGACCATTGGGGTGTCGGCCTGCCCGAGTTGGGTTAGCGATCCTCAGCAACTGGCGCAGTGCCTGCAAGAAAGTTTTGACGAACTTTGCGCGGCCTCCCTTGCCCGGCGCCAGCAGGCAACCACAGGACGCGCTAAGGCGAAGTCCTGA